A window from Acipenser ruthenus chromosome 36, fAciRut3.2 maternal haplotype, whole genome shotgun sequence encodes these proteins:
- the LOC117966829 gene encoding interferon-induced protein 44-like: MAWVQTREFKVYEHGGRNTEICKQFTRKIEEKGNCKVSVRTDITSFLYVHEVTRVFHDIKSALNSAGNINSYAAVVIFRKLTPYEKPDSSDLYSTPLPLGIPNELPIVACYWFENDCKQQLCDCEENKKSVKKLVRLIKRELQTDTDSGSPSSKSSSWTNFWNRSDAVGGQSSAPTRKQSKPEQLLPNPWREDEFSDDAYMKLQEEIKNHQPHPKASTTNILISGNVGSGKSSFLNSVLSELRREEFNDRVQSFETTRPGAKTSVTQHLRCHKFTEKIKIFDTAGFELEKTENAMKILKIIDGEVAEGSKFDDILKTKSSMEGDKIHCVVLVISIHNAENLALIQFYKEFIGMLTVTGVPCQLLVTCVDELFEKTEDLKSLYRRRDIKQKIEMLAKEMRISMCNVLVVSNYFEGEKINQIKGTLLLEAFAQMLMAAKPFQERM, from the exons ATGGCATGGGTTCAAACCAGAGAGTTTAAAG TGTATGAACATGGAGGACGAAATACAGAGATCTGTAAACAATTTACAAGGAAGATTGAAGAAAAAGGAAATTGTAAAGTATCAGTTCGTACTGACATTACGTCTTTTCTCTATGTTCATGAAGTTACCCGGGTTTTTCATGACATTAAGAGTGCACTGAATAGTGCTGGAAATATCA attccTATGCTGCAGTGGTTATATTTAGGAAATTAACACCATATGAAAAACCAGACTCCAGTGATCTCTACTCCACACCCCTGCCCTTGGGGATCCCTAATGAGTTACCCATCGTTGCATGCTACTGGTTTGAAAATGACTGTAAGCAACAACTGTGTGACTGTGAGGAAAACAAGAAGTCTGTGAAGAAGCTTGTTCGCTTAATAAAAAGAGAGCTGCAAACA GACACGGACAGCGGGTCCCCTAGCAGCAAGTCAAG CTCGTGGACCAACTTCTGGAACAG ATCTGATGCAGTGGGAGGACAGTCATCTGCTCCGACAAGAA AACAATCGAAACCAGAGCAACTTCTCCCTAATCCATGGCGTGAAGATGAATTTAGTGATGA tgcttacatgaaacttcaagaagaaataaaaaaccaCCAACCACACCCTAAGGCTTCCACAACAAATATTCTTATTTCGGGCAATGTGGGTTCCGGAAAGTCAAGCTTTCTAAATTCTGTGCTCTCAGAACTCAGGAGAGAAGAATTCAACGACAGAGTGCAAAGCTTTGAAACCACGAGACCAGGTGCAAAAACAAGCGTCACACAACAT CTAAGATGCCACAAATTCACTGAGAAGATCAAAATCTTTGATACAGCAGGATTTGAATTGGAGAAAACAGAAAATGCCATGAAAATATTAAAGATCATAGATGGTGAAGTGGCTGAAGGCTCAAAG tttgacGATATTCTGAAAACAAAAAGCTCAATGGAAGGAGACAAAATCCACTGTGTTGTGTTGGTTATATCAATTCACAACGCTGAAAATCTGGCCTTGATTCAGTTTTATAAAGAATTCATTGGAATGCTCACAGTGACTG GAGTACCATGCCAGCTGCTTGTTACATGCGTTGATGAACTTTTTGAGAAGACTGAGGATTTGAAAAGTCTGTACAGGAGAAGagatataaaacaaaag ATTGAAATGTTAGCAAAGGAGATGAGAATTTCAATGTGCAATGTCCTTGTGGTTTCAAACTACTTCGAGGGGGAGAaaattaaccaaataaaaggaaCTCTGTTGTTGGAGGCGTTTGCTCAAATGCTGATGGCTGCAAAACCCTTTCAAGAGAGAATGTAG